In Paenibacillus sp., the sequence CGCTCCTTCGTATCCGGATGGATGAACGACAGCGTCTCCGCGTGCAGCGCCTGCCGCTCGATCGCCGGCGCGGCGGCGGGGCGGATGTCCGGATCGATGTACAAGCCGTCCCCCACGAGCGGATGCCCGATATGCTTCATATGGACGCGAATTTGATGCGTGCGGCCGGTTACCGGCTTGACGCGCACGACAGTCGCCGCCGTGAACCGCTCGACGACCTCGTAATGCGTCGTCGACGGCGCGCCGCCCGGCGTCACGATGCGCACATGCGGCTCGTCCGGGTCGCGGTCGATCGGTCCTTCGATGACGCCGGCGTCCCGTTCGACGCGTCCGTAGACGACGGCGATATACGTTTTCTTCACTTCGCCCTTCTGGAACTGCTCGCTGACGAACTGGTGGGCGTAGCCGTTCTTCGCCACGGCGATGACGCCAGACGTGTCTTGATCGAGCCGGTGAATCGGGCGGAACTTGTACGATTCGCCCTTCGCCTGCCAATAATGGACGATGCCGTTCGCCATCGTATTCGTGTAATGCCCGACGGTCGGATGCACGATCAGCCCGGCCGGCTTGTTGACGATCAGCAGGTAGTCGTCCTCGTGGATGACCTCGATGTCCATCGGCTGGGGCAAAATCGTGTCGGACGTTTCCACCGGAAGCTCGACCTCGACCGTGTCCCCCGCTTGCAGCGGCCGGTACAGCACGTCCGACGAGCCGTTCACGCGGATCATGCCCTCCATGCCGCGCAGCCGAATGAGCAGCTTGCGGGAGAGGCCCATGCCGGTGAGCAGCACGGAACGCAGCTTCCAGCCCGACTGCTCCGGCGGGACGACGTACGTGAGCTTCGTCGGCTCCGTCATCGGTCGCTCTTGCGCCGGAACACTTCCGCGCTGCGCGCGTACTCGACGTCGGCGCCGCCTTCGCGGACGTTCGCCGCGCGGGCGAGCGTGAAGAACAGATCGGACAGCCGGTTCAAATACGTGCGCACATGCTCGTTGATCTCTTGGCGCTCCGCGAGCGTCACGACGCGCCGTTCGGCGCGGCGGCAGACGGTGCGGCACACGTGCAGCGCGGCCGACGAGGGTGAGCCTCCCGGCAGAATGAAGCGCGTAATGTCCGGCGTTTCCGCGTCGTATTTGTCGATCAACGTTTCGAGCCGCTCCGCCATGTCGGGCGTCACTTTGTAAGGACGAACTTCTTTCTTCAAAATGGCGAGATCCGAGCCGCAGTCGAACAGCTCGTGCTGAATGGTCAGCAGCTCCTCCAGCATGTCTTCGAATTTCGTCCGATCCATGCCCGCCATCGCGACGCCGACGAAGCAGTTCAGCTCGTCTACCGTGCCGTACGCTTCTACTTGCGCGTCGTCCTTGCGCACGCGCCCTCCGATGACGCCCGTTTGGCCTTTGTCGCCGGTTCTCGTATATATTTTCAATCGACTCGCCTCCAGTCGTAATAACATTCTAAGATTTATAATCCTATGATCTCATAAATCGCCGGCAAATTCACATGCGCGCGCACATGCGCCGCCAGCCGCTCGAATGCCGCTTCGCGCCGCTCGCGGTGGCGGTAGCCGATCGGCAGCGGGGGCAGCTCCTTGTCCGCGCGCAGCGCGTTCAGCCACGCCCGGCGCAGCTCGTCGTTGTCGAACACGCCGTGCAAATACGTGCCCCAGACGCGTCCGTCCGCGGCGGCGGCGCCGTCGAACAGCGGGCCGGACTCGGTCTCGAAGCGGAACAGCGGGCGGACCGATCCGCGGAACGTCGTCCGCCCCATATGAATTTCGTAGCCTTCCGCCGGAAGCGTTGCCCCTGTTCCGTCGCCGCCGGTCCAGCCGAGGAACGTCCCGCGGACGCGCTCGGTGCGCTTTTCCGCCGTATACACCGTATCCATCGGCAGCAGGCGAAGTCCGTCCATGCGCCGGACCGCCGACTCCGACGACTCGAAGCCGTCGGGATCGTCCAGCGATAAGCCGAGCATCTGGTAGCCGCCGCAAATGCCGACAACGCGCCCGCCTTCCCGGGCGTACCGCAGCAGCCGCTCGTCCAGGCCCCGCTCCCGCAGCGCGGCGAGGTCCAGCAGCGTGTTCTTCGTTCCGGGGATGACGACCGCGTCGGGCTCGCCCCACTCCTCGAGGCGGCTGACGAACCGGACGGTGGAGTCCGGCTCTCCGGCAAGCGCGTCGACGTCCGTGAAATTGGACATGCGCGGCAGCCGGAGCACGGCGATGTCGAGCGCCGCGCCGTCCTTGCGCCCGAAGCCGCGCTTCGCGTCGAGGGACGCCGAATCCTCGTCCTCGAGCCCGATGTCCGGCAGCACCGGCACGACACCAAGCACCGGCTTGCCGGTTTCCGCCTCGAGCCACTCGAGGCCGCTCGTCAGCAGCGACGGGTCGCCGCGAAATTTGTTGATGATAAAGCCTTTCACCCGCTCGCGCTCGTCGGGACGGAGTATGGCCATCGTGCCGACGATGGAAGCGAACACGCCGCCGCGGTCGATGTCTGCGACGAGCAGCACCGGCGCGTCGGCCCAGGCGGCCGCGCGCATGTTGACGATGTCGCGGTCGCGCAGGTTGACCTCGGCCGGGCTGCCGGCGCCTTCCATGACGACGACGTCATGCGCTCGCCGCAGCCGCTCCAGCGCCTCGCGCACGTACCGCTCCGCCGTCGGCAAATACTTCTCGCGGTATTCGACGGCGTCGTAGTCGCGCAGCGGCTTCCCGTGCAGCACGACCTGCGACCGCCGCTCGCCGGTGGGCTTGAGCAAGATCGGGTTCATGTCGGTCGTCGCCGGCACGCGGCACGCGTCGGCCTGCACCGCCTGCGCGCGGCCGATTTCTTTGCCGTCGGGCGTCACGAAGGAGTTGAGCGACATGTTTTGCGATTTGAAGGGAGCCACCTTGTACCCGTCATTGGCCAAAATGCGGCACAGCGCCGTCACGAGGAGGCTCTTGCCGACGTCCGACGCGGTCCCCTGCACCATGATCGTCGGGCATAACCGTTCTTCGGCGGACCTCATCCGCGCATCGACTCCTTCCGCTCCGCGAAATACGCGGCGAGCGCCGCGAGCAACCGCTCGTTCGCCTCGCGGCGCTTCACGGCGACGCGCATGTACGACGCGTCCAGCCCGCGGAACGTCGCGCAGCTGCGCACGAGCACGCCGTCGCGGCCGAGCGCTGCCTGCACGTCGGCCGCGGTCGTCCCTGCGTCCTCCGGCAGCCGGACGAGCAGGAAGTTCGCCGCGCTGGGGAACACGCGCAGGCCGAGCGCGGCGAGCCGCTCCGCGAGCCATGCCCGTTCGGGCGGCAGCCACGCGAGCGTCCGCGCCGCGAACTCGCGGTCCGCGAGCACCGCCGCCCCGACCTCGAGCGCGATGCCGTTCGCGCTCCACGGCACGGCGAGCCCGCGGATGTGCCGGATCTCGTCCGGATGCGCGACGACATAGCCGAGCCGGAGGCCCGGAATCGCGTAAAACTTCGTCATCGAGCGCGTAACGAACAGCCCCGGCCGCTCCGCCGCGCGGCGGATGAGCGTGCGCCGCTCCTCGTCGGGCGAGAAATCGAGGAACGCCTCGTCGACGACGACGTTCCGGAACGCGTCCAGCGCCGCCTCCGCGGCGTCCTCGTCGAGCGTCCGGCCCGTCGGGTTGTTCGGATGGCCGAGCACGATCGCGTCCGCCCCTTGCGCCGCCGCGCCGCGCACCGCCTCCGGCGTCACCCGGAAGCCGTCGTCCGGCGACAGCGGCAGGTCCAGCAGCCGGCCGCCCGCGTGGGCGACGGCGGTTTCGTATTCGGCGAATCCGGGCGCCGCCGCGGCCGCCAGCTTCGGCGCGATCGCGCGCAGCGCGAGATCGATCGCCTCCGCCGCGCCGTTGCCGACCCAGATCGCCTCCATCGGCACGCCGTGCCGCTCCGCGAGCGCGCGGCGCAGCGCTCGCGCCGCCGGGTCGGGATAGGCGCCGACGCGCTCCCACGCCCGCAGCATCGCGGCGCGCGCGCCCTCCGGCGGCCCCCACGGATTCATATTCGAGCTGAAATCGACAAAATCGTCCGGCGCCCGCCCGTACAAGCTCGAGGCCGTCTCCAAATCGCCGCCGTGTCCGTAACGCTCCAACATCTCGATCGATGCCCCCGTTCTTCTGTCCGTTGTCGTTGCCTCTCCCCGCGAACCGTCTGCCCGCGTCAAGCGGAATGCCCCGCCGCGACGAGGGCGAGCAGCAGCGCCAGCTCCAGCCCTTCGATCAGCGCGCCGTACGCGTCGCCCGTCAGCCCCCCGAGGCGGCGGGCGATCCATGCGGCGCCGGCCGCGCCGACCGCCGCGGCGAGCGCGAGGCCGGCCGCCGCGGCCGGCAGCAGCATCACCGCGTCGCCCGTGCCGAAGACGGCGAGCAGCGCCGCGGCGCAGACGATGCCGACGCCGAGCGACGCTGCCGCATGCCGCCATCCGGCCGACCGCAGCGCGGCGCCCATACCGCCGCTGCCGCCGGCGTACGGCCAGCCGACGACCGCCCACGGCGCGAACATGCGCGCGACAACCGGCACCGCCGCGACGGCCGCGGCCATCCACAGGCTCCCCGCCGCCGTATACTCCATCAGCGACAGCACGAACGCGAACTTGCCCAGCAACAGCAGCGCGCCTGCCGCCGCCCCCGACGCGCCGACGCGCGGATCCTTCATAATCTCCAGCATCCGCTCGCGGGAGCGGCGGCTGCCGAACGCGTCCGCGACGTCCATCCACCCGTCGAGATGGAGCGCGCCCGTCGCCCATACCCACAGCGCCGTCGCAACCGCCGCCGCGGCCGCCTCCGGCAGCGCGAGCGGCAGGAGCGCGTACGCCGCGCCGACGATTCCGCCGACGACGGCGCCCGCCAGCGGGTAAAACACGATGCTGCGCCGCAGCACCCGTTCGTTCCATGCGCCGAAATCCGGCACCGGCACGCACGTCATGAGCCGCACCGCCGCCGACGCCGCTTTTATCCAATCCCCCATGTGACCCAAGCCGCCGCGCATGCCAACCCTCCCAGCAGCAAAGCGCCGAACGCGTGCAGCAGCCCGACGGTTTGCGCGATATGTTCCTTGCCGAGCGGCCGGAGCGGCTCGCCCATGTAGGCGCGCCGGCTCTCCACGCCGCCGTACCGGTTCACGCCGCCGAGCCGAACGCCGAGCGCGCCCGCCACGGCCGACTCGGGAATGCCGCTGTTCGGGCTCGGGTGCAGCTTCGCGTAGCGCCGGATCGCCCGCAGCGCGCCTCCCGCGGAGGCGCCGCGCAGCGCCGCGGCCGCGGCAAGCAGCGCGCCGGCGAGCCGCGCCGGCGCGTAATTGAGGGCGTCGTCCAAGCGGGCCGACGCCTTGCCGTACCACCGGTACTTCTCGTTCCGGTAGCCGACCATCGAATCGAGCGTATTCGCCGCTCGATACGCGAACGCGCCCGCTGCTCCGCCGAGCAGCGCGAAGACGACCGGCGACAGCACCGCGTCGACCGTATTTTCCGCGACCGTCTCTACCGCGGCGCGCGTCAGCTCGCCCTCGTCCAGCTCCGCCGTGTCGCGGCCGACGATGTAGCCCGTGTACAACCGCGCTTCCTCCAGGTCGCCTGCCGCGAGCGGCCGGTACACGCGCAGCCCCGCGTCGGCGAGCCCCTTCCAAGCGATCGTCGTCGACACGAGCCAGACGTTCGACGCATAGCCGAGCCACGGATGCACCCACGCGCACGCGCGTACGACCGCATACGCGGTCAGCGCGCTCACGGCCACCGTCGACGCGCAAAGAAAAACGCCGAACAGGATCGACCGCCCCTTCGGCTGCGCAACATACGTTTTCGTTTCGACCCATCGGATCCAGCGGCCGATCGCGACGACCGGATGCGGGAGGCGCTCGGGGTCGCCGACGATGCGGTCGAGCAGCAGCGCCGCGGCCGTCATCCAGAGCGTTTCTTCCCACGTGAACCACCACAGCCATTCGCCCGCGGCGCCCGCGCCGAACCAGCCGCTCACAGCAAAAACTCCCGGCTTTTCAGCTCGATCGGGATGCCCGCCGTCACGAGAAACACCTGCTCGCTCGCCGCGGCCACCTTCTGATTCATGCGGCCGGCGACGTCCCGGAACAAACGGCCGAGCGGCGAAGGCGGCACGACGCCGAGGCCGACCTCGTTCGTCACGAGCACGATCGTTCCTTGGAACCGCCGCAGCGCGGCGACGAGCTCGTCCACCCGCGCGAGGCAGCGCGCCTCCGCGTCCGGCTCGCCCTCGCACTGGAGCAGCACGTTCGACAGCCATAACGTCAGGCAATCGACAAGCACCGCCGTATGCCCGGACCGGTACACGTTGTATTCGAAATCGAGCGCCTCGAGCAGCTCCGGCAGTCGCAGCGGCTCTTCGATCGTCTTCCATGGGAATCCACCCGCATCGCGCCGCGAGCGGTGCAGGCCGATGCGGTCTTTCATTTCCTCGTCGAACGCCTGCGCCGTCGCCACGTAGACGCCTTCCTCGGCGTATCGCTCGACGTACCGTTCCGCGAAGGCGCTCTTCCCGCTGCGCGCCCCGCCCGTCACCATCGCTACGACCATCGCCCTACGCCCCCGCCCCGGCTTCCGCTTCCGAAGCTTCCGCGGCGAGCTTCGTCGACACGCCGGCGGAGGCGAACGTCGCCATGGAGCCGAGGATGTCGACGCCAGCCTCCACGATGCGCAGGCACAGCGCGGCGCCCGTCCCTTCGCCGAGCCGCATGTCGAGCTCGAGCATCGGCTCGAGGCCGAGCGCGTCCAAGACGACGCTGTGTCCCGGCTCTTCGGAGCGGTGCGACGCGATCAGGAACGACGCCGCGAGCGGCGACATCCGCGCGGCCGCGAGCGCCGCCGCCGTCGAAATAAACCCGTCGACGACGACGGGCAGCCGGTACAGCGCGCCGCCGAGGCAGACGCCGGCCATGCCGGCGATTTCGAAGCCGCCGACCTTCGCGAGCGCGTCCAGCGCCGCGGCCGCTCCGGCGTCCGCCGGCAGTCCGGCCGGCGACAGGCCGTTCGCCGCCAGCGCCCGGCGCACCGCGTCGCGCTTGCGCGCGAGCCCGGCGTCGTCGACGCCGGTGCCGCGGCCGACCGACACGTCGGGCGGCACGCCGAGCAGCGCGCTCGTGAGCGCCGCCGCGGCCGTCGTATTGCCGATGCCCATCTCGCCGACGCCGATCAGCCCGACGCCGCGCGCGGCGAGCTCGCCGACGAGCTCGATGCCCGCCAGCACGGCCGCCTCGGCCTGCTCCGGCGTCATCGCCGGGCCCCGCGTCATGTTCGCCGTCCCGCAGGCCGGCTTCTTCACCGTCAGCCCCGGACGGTCGATGTTCGATGCGACGCCCATGTCGACGCAGACGACTTCAGCGCCCGCATGACGCGCGAACACGTTGACCGCCGCGCCGCCGTTCAAAAAATTATGGACCATCTGCGCCGTCACCGCCGAAGGGAACGCGCTGACCCCTTCCTCGCATACGCCGTGGTCGGCCGCCATGACGACGACCGCCTTCCCGCCGAGCTTCGGCGGCATCTCGCCGGTTATGCCGGCGATCCGCTCCGCGAGCCGCTCAAGGGCTCCTAAGCTGCCGGGCGGCTTCGTCAGCGCGTCGAGCCTCTCCCGCGCCGCCGCCATCGCCTCATCCCGCAGCGGCTCGATCGTTGCAATGCGATCCAACAGTTTCATCCCGAAGCGCTCCTTTGTTTCCCCATCCAAATGATAGCCTATTATACCCGACCGGAAGGCACCTTGTCCTTCCCTTCGCCGGACTCCAGCATAATTTGCGGCGCGCCGTTCGTCGGATGCGCCACGATGGACGTCTCGGCCCCGTAGACGTCCCGGATCCGCTCCGCCGTCAGCACCTCCCGCGGCGCGCCGAGGCAGACGGCCCGGCCTTGATGCATGAGCAGCAATCGGTCGCAGTACATCGCCGCGAGGTTGAGATCGTGCAGCACCGCGACGACGGTGAGCGGCGACCGCCGCTGCCAGGCGCGGATGACGTCCATCAGCTGAATTTGATACCCGATATCCAAATACGTCGTCGGCTCGTCGAGCAGCAGCACTTTCGGCTGCTGCGCCATCGCCTTCGCCAGCGCGACGCGCTGCCGCTCCCCGCCGCTCAGCCGGTCGACCGGCCGATCCGCGAGCGAGGAGAGCCCCATGCTCTCGAGCACCACATCGATCAGCGCCTCGCCGACGCCGCGCTCCTCCCCGAGCCAATTTTGGAACGGGTAACGCCCCATTTCGACGACCTCGCGGACGGTGAAGCCGACCGGCGGCAGTGCGTCCTGCTGCAGCACCGCAAGCCAGCGGGCGAGCTCTTTGCGCTTGTAAGAACCGACCGACCGGCCGCTTAGCAGCGCGTCGCCGGAATCCGGGCGATCCAGCCCCGAGATGAGCTTCAGCAGCGTCGTTTTGCCGCTGCCGTTCGGGCCGATGATGCCGAACGACTCGCCTTCGCGCACCTCGAAATCGATGTCCCGAAGCACGGCGGCGCCGTCGTAGCTTTTGGCGACGTTCGTTACGCGAATCATGAGCCGGACCCTCCCATCGCGTTCTTATGCCGAACGAGCAAATACAAGAAGAACGGCGCGCCGAGGAACGCCGTGACGACGCCGAGCGGAATTTCCGTCGGCGAGAGCGCCGTGCGGGCGAGCGTATCGGCCCACACGATGAAGATCGCGCCGCCGATCGCGGACAGCGGCACGATGACGCGATAATCCGGTCCGAACAGCAGCCGGATCATGTGCGGGATGACGAGGCCGACGAAGCCGATGACCCCGGTCACCGACACGGCCGCGGCCGTCATGAGCGTCGACGCCGACAGAACGATCCAGCGGGTCCGTTCGACGCGGACGCCGAGGTGCGCCGCGCTCCGCTCGCCGAGCTCGAACAAATTGAGCGTCCGCGCATACCCGCACAGCACCGCGACGCCGAACAGCATGTACGGCGCCACGAGAGCGGCGTAGCGCCAGCCGCGCAAAGACAAGCTGCCCATCAGCCAAAACACGATCTGATTGATGACGTCGTCCGACAGCGACACCATGAACGACACGAGCGCGCCGAGGAAGGCGCTGACGACGACGCCGGCCAAGATGAGCGTCTCCCGCCGCATCCCGCCGTCCACCCGGGACAGCAGGTAAACGACGCACAGCGTCGCCATGCCGGTGCAGAACGCGACGACGGGCACCGTCCCGAACCCGAAGGCAAACTGCGCGTTCACAAGAATGAGGAACGCCGCGCCGACCGACGCGCCCGAGGCGACGCCGAGCGTGAACGGATCGGCGAGCGGGTTGCGCAGCACGCCTTGAAAGCCCGCGCCGGCGGTCGCGAGCGCCGCTCCGACGACGATGCCGAGCACGATGCGCGGCAGGCGCACCTGCAGCACGATTTGCTCGTGCGCGACGGACCAATCCGGCTGCACGAATTCGCCGAGCCACGGCAGCGCATGCGTCAGGATGCGCCACACCGTGCCGAGCGACAGGCTCGCCGAGCCGACCGAAACGCTTGCGACAACGGACAGAAGGAGGAGCGCAATTCCCGCTCCTCCCCATAAAGTCAGCTTCCGCCGCATAATTATTTCGTAAACTTCTCCGGATAGATCGCCTTCGCCACTTGGACGAGCGCATCCGTAATCCGCGGTCCCGGACGGGAAATCAAGCTGTCGTCGATGCCGATCACCTGACCGCTCGCCATCGCGTCGATTTTATCCCAGCCCGAACGGCCTTTGATGATGTCTTCCAAGCCTTCCACGCCCGCGCCGTACAAGATCACCTGCGGGTTCGCTTCAATGATTTTCTCTTCGCTGATTTCGTACCAGCCTTCTTGATCCGCGACGTTGATCGCGCCCGCTTCGGTCAGCAGCTCGTCCATGAACTCGCCCTTGCCGACCGTCCAGCCCGGAGAAAACTCGATGTACACCTTCTTCTTGTCCGCGTCGGCGATGCCCGCCACCGCATCGGCGACGAGCTGGCGATCCGCTTCCATCTTCGCCGCGACCGCTTCCGCTTCCGCGTTCTTGTTGACGATACGGCCGATTTCGCGCACGTGCGCGATCGCTTCGTCCAGCGTGTTCGTCTCGAACGCATATACCGTCAGGCCGAGCGCCCGCAGCTCTTCGATCGTCTTCGTGCTCATCGTCCAGCCCGCGACGACGAGGTCCGGCTCCAGCTCGAGAATGGCTTCCACGTCCGCCGTCAGACCCCCGACCTTCGGGAGGTTCGCCGTTTCCGCCGGATAGTCGGAATACTTGTCCGTGCCGACGACGCTCGCGCCCGCGCCGACCGCGAACAGCACTTCCGTCTCGCTCGGAGCGATCGACACGATTTTCTCCGGCGCCTTCTCGAACGTCAGCTCCGTGCCCGACGCGTCCGTCACCGTCAGCGGGTACGCCGTCGCCTCGGCCGCCTGCGCCTCTTCCTGCTCGGCAGGCTCCTCCGCCGCCGGAGCTTCCGCCGCCGGCGCTTCCTGCGCCGCAGGCGTCTCTTCCGCGGAAGGAGCCTGCGCTCCGCCGCCGCACGCCGCCGTAAAGACCGCTAGAACTACCGCCAACAACCAAACCAGATAACGCCTCATCATTCCGTCAACCTCTCCTGAAACTGAATTTATGAGAGAGTACTCCGCTTGCATGCTCGCGTGACAAACAAAAAAGCCCCCGTTTCGAAAGAAACGGAGGCGTCAGCGCAACGTGTGCATCAGGGGGTACGCGACCGGCCTTGCCGGGCGCCCTGTACGTCGAGCCGCATCCTTTTCCTCGAAGGATTTGTCAGCTTCGCTCTTAGGCAGGTCTCCTGACTCATGGGTTGCATGACGCGCCTCGCCTTCCCATCCCGGTATGCGGAACAGTGGCCTATCGAGGGCATCCCCATTTACAGTGGCGGGACCGCGCCGGATTCGCACCGGCTTCCCTTTTCACCTTCCCCGCTTCGTCGCGGGTCAGGACCTAAGAACGTCAATCGGGCAATTCAATTGGGTGTTGCTCTTCTCATAAAGACGATTATAGGAAAAATGGACGCGCGTGACAACCCATACTTCGATAACGTTCGACAGCCCCGTCGCGCGGACGGGGCTGCAGGCGTCTTATATTCCGTTCTTTTTACACTCGCCCCGCGGCTTGCAGCGTCGCGACGAAGTTGCCGATGCGCTCGAGCGCCTCCGTCAAATTCGCGACCGACGTCGCGTACGAGCAGCGGAGGAACCCTTCGCCGCCTTTGCCGAACACGTGGCCCGGCACGGCCGCGACTTTCCCTTCGGCGAGCAGCCGCTGCGCGAATTCGTCGGAGCTGAGCCCGGTTTTCGCGATGGACGGGAACGCGTAGAACGCGCCCTGCGGCTCGTGAATGTCGAGGCCGATGTCGCGGAATCCTTTCACGACGAGACGGCGCCGCTGGTTGTACGATTCGATCATCCGCTCCATCTCTTCCATTCCGTTGCGGAGCGCTTCGATCGCGGCGAGCTGACCCATGACCGGCGCGCACATGACCGTGTATTGATGAATCTTCAGCATCGCGCCGATAATGTCCGGATGTCCGCACGCATAGCCCATGCGCCAGCCGGTCATCGCGAACGCCTTCGAGAAGCCGCTCACGAGAATCGTCCGGTCGCGCATGCCCGGCATCGACGCGAAGCTGACGTGCTTCACGCCGTACGACAGCTCGGCGTAAATTTCGTCCGATATGACGATCAGATCGTGCTCTTCTACAAGCTTCGCGATCGGCTCCCAATCCTCGCGCGTCATGACGGCGCCCGTCGGATTGCTCGGGTAGCTCAAAATCAGCACCTTGGAGCGCGGCGTGATCGCGGCGCGCAGCGATTCGGGACGCAGCTTGAATTGATCCTTCGCGAACGTCTCGATGCCGACCGGCACCCCGCCGCCGATCGCCGTAATCGGCGAATACGAGACGTAGGACGGCTCCGGCACGAGCACTTCGTCGCCCGGCGACACGAGCGCCCGCAGCGCGAGGTCGATCGCTTCGCTGCCGCCGACCGTCACTAGCACTTCGTTGCTGGGCTCGTACGTCACGTCGAACCGGTTGTGCAGGTACGACGCGATTTCCTCGCGCAGCTCCGGCAATCCGGCGTTATGCGTGTACGTCGTGCGTCCCTGCTCGAGGCCGTTCACGGCCGCGTCGCGGAACCGCCACGGCGTCACGAAATCGGGCTCCCCGACGCCGAGCGAAATAATGTCTTTGCTGCCGCTGACCAGGTCGAAAAATTTGCGAATCCCGGAAGGCGGAATCGATTTCACGAAAGGAGTCAAATAGCGTTGCATCGTGCGCGCACCTTCTCTCGAATGTTACGGAGACACAACCATTCGATGATCGCCTTCGCGATCCTCGAATATGATGCCGTCCTGTTTGTATTTTTTCAATATAAAAAACGTCTTCGTGGACAATACCCGCTCGAGCGTAGACAACTTGTTCGATACGAACGAGGCGATTTCGCGCAGGCTCTTGCCCTCGATCTCCACCTGCAGGTCGTACGCGCCGCTCATCAGGTACACGCTTTTCACTTCGGGGTACAAATAAATGCGCTCCGCGATCGCGTCGAAGCCGTGTCCGCGCTCCGGCGTAATTTGGACCTCGATGAGCGCCGTCACTTTCTCTTGATCGACCTTCGCCCAGTTGACGACCGTCGCGTATTTCACGATGACGTTATTGTCTTCCATTTCGCGGATCGCTTCCCGCACCGTCTCTTCCTTCACGTCCAGCATCGTAGCGATCAAGGCGGCGTCGCGCCGGGAGTCCTCTTTCAACAGCTCAAGAATTTTCAGTTGCAG encodes:
- a CDS encoding RluA family pseudouridine synthase; this encodes MTEPTKLTYVVPPEQSGWKLRSVLLTGMGLSRKLLIRLRGMEGMIRVNGSSDVLYRPLQAGDTVEVELPVETSDTILPQPMDIEVIHEDDYLLIVNKPAGLIVHPTVGHYTNTMANGIVHYWQAKGESYKFRPIHRLDQDTSGVIAVAKNGYAHQFVSEQFQKGEVKKTYIAVVYGRVERDAGVIEGPIDRDPDEPHVRIVTPGGAPSTTHYEVVERFTAATVVRVKPVTGRTHQIRVHMKHIGHPLVGDGLYIDPDIRPAAAPAIERQALHAETLSFIHPDTKERVLYAAPLAPDIAALIESLREPSLREIEEETP
- a CDS encoding cob(I)yrinic acid a,c-diamide adenosyltransferase — its product is MKIYTRTGDKGQTGVIGGRVRKDDAQVEAYGTVDELNCFVGVAMAGMDRTKFEDMLEELLTIQHELFDCGSDLAILKKEVRPYKVTPDMAERLETLIDKYDAETPDITRFILPGGSPSSAALHVCRTVCRRAERRVVTLAERQEINEHVRTYLNRLSDLFFTLARAANVREGGADVEYARSAEVFRRKSDR
- a CDS encoding cobyric acid synthase; amino-acid sequence: MRSAEERLCPTIMVQGTASDVGKSLLVTALCRILANDGYKVAPFKSQNMSLNSFVTPDGKEIGRAQAVQADACRVPATTDMNPILLKPTGERRSQVVLHGKPLRDYDAVEYREKYLPTAERYVREALERLRRAHDVVVMEGAGSPAEVNLRDRDIVNMRAAAWADAPVLLVADIDRGGVFASIVGTMAILRPDERERVKGFIINKFRGDPSLLTSGLEWLEAETGKPVLGVVPVLPDIGLEDEDSASLDAKRGFGRKDGAALDIAVLRLPRMSNFTDVDALAGEPDSTVRFVSRLEEWGEPDAVVIPGTKNTLLDLAALRERGLDERLLRYAREGGRVVGICGGYQMLGLSLDDPDGFESSESAVRRMDGLRLLPMDTVYTAEKRTERVRGTFLGWTGGDGTGATLPAEGYEIHMGRTTFRGSVRPLFRFETESGPLFDGAAAADGRVWGTYLHGVFDNDELRRAWLNALRADKELPPLPIGYRHRERREAAFERLAAHVRAHVNLPAIYEIIGL
- the cobD gene encoding threonine-phosphate decarboxylase CobD — translated: MLERYGHGGDLETASSLYGRAPDDFVDFSSNMNPWGPPEGARAAMLRAWERVGAYPDPAARALRRALAERHGVPMEAIWVGNGAAEAIDLALRAIAPKLAAAAAPGFAEYETAVAHAGGRLLDLPLSPDDGFRVTPEAVRGAAAQGADAIVLGHPNNPTGRTLDEDAAEAALDAFRNVVVDEAFLDFSPDEERRTLIRRAAERPGLFVTRSMTKFYAIPGLRLGYVVAHPDEIRHIRGLAVPWSANGIALEVGAAVLADREFAARTLAWLPPERAWLAERLAALGLRVFPSAANFLLVRLPEDAGTTAADVQAALGRDGVLVRSCATFRGLDASYMRVAVKRREANERLLAALAAYFAERKESMRG
- a CDS encoding adenosylcobinamide-GDP ribazoletransferase; the encoded protein is MRGGLGHMGDWIKAASAAVRLMTCVPVPDFGAWNERVLRRSIVFYPLAGAVVGGIVGAAYALLPLALPEAAAAAVATALWVWATGALHLDGWMDVADAFGSRRSRERMLEIMKDPRVGASGAAAGALLLLGKFAFVLSLMEYTAAGSLWMAAAVAAVPVVARMFAPWAVVGWPYAGGSGGMGAALRSAGWRHAAASLGVGIVCAAALLAVFGTGDAVMLLPAAAAGLALAAAVGAAGAAWIARRLGGLTGDAYGALIEGLELALLLALVAAGHSA
- the cbiB gene encoding adenosylcobinamide-phosphate synthase CbiB — translated: MSGWFGAGAAGEWLWWFTWEETLWMTAAALLLDRIVGDPERLPHPVVAIGRWIRWVETKTYVAQPKGRSILFGVFLCASTVAVSALTAYAVVRACAWVHPWLGYASNVWLVSTTIAWKGLADAGLRVYRPLAAGDLEEARLYTGYIVGRDTAELDEGELTRAAVETVAENTVDAVLSPVVFALLGGAAGAFAYRAANTLDSMVGYRNEKYRWYGKASARLDDALNYAPARLAGALLAAAAALRGASAGGALRAIRRYAKLHPSPNSGIPESAVAGALGVRLGGVNRYGGVESRRAYMGEPLRPLGKEHIAQTVGLLHAFGALLLGGLACAAAWVTWGIG
- the cobU gene encoding bifunctional adenosylcobinamide kinase/adenosylcobinamide-phosphate guanylyltransferase gives rise to the protein MVVAMVTGGARSGKSAFAERYVERYAEEGVYVATAQAFDEEMKDRIGLHRSRRDAGGFPWKTIEEPLRLPELLEALDFEYNVYRSGHTAVLVDCLTLWLSNVLLQCEGEPDAEARCLARVDELVAALRRFQGTIVLVTNEVGLGVVPPSPLGRLFRDVAGRMNQKVAAASEQVFLVTAGIPIELKSREFLL
- the cobT gene encoding nicotinate-nucleotide--dimethylbenzimidazole phosphoribosyltransferase, coding for MKLLDRIATIEPLRDEAMAAARERLDALTKPPGSLGALERLAERIAGITGEMPPKLGGKAVVVMAADHGVCEEGVSAFPSAVTAQMVHNFLNGGAAVNVFARHAGAEVVCVDMGVASNIDRPGLTVKKPACGTANMTRGPAMTPEQAEAAVLAGIELVGELAARGVGLIGVGEMGIGNTTAAAALTSALLGVPPDVSVGRGTGVDDAGLARKRDAVRRALAANGLSPAGLPADAGAAAALDALAKVGGFEIAGMAGVCLGGALYRLPVVVDGFISTAAALAAARMSPLAASFLIASHRSEEPGHSVVLDALGLEPMLELDMRLGEGTGAALCLRIVEAGVDILGSMATFASAGVSTKLAAEASEAEAGAGA